tctctctctctctctcactctctctctctctctctctatctcgttctctctctctctcccccctcatcaGGACTCTGTGGAGAAGGACAGGAGGCTGCGTGAGCTGGCTGTGTCCCATGAGAGTGAGAAGCAGAGGATGGAGACGGAGCTGTGCTCCACTCGCCTGGAACTCAACTCTGTCAGACAGGAGTcagtagcacgcacacacacacacacacacacacacacacacacacacacacacacacacacacacacacacacactgttcaccctctcctcttccttcacccTTTTCTTTTtgcatcctcctcttctttagcttctcttcatctcctcctttaaccccttctcctcttttctcctatcttacttcttcttcctcttcttcttcctcttcttcttcttcttcttcttcttcttcttcttcttcttcttcttcttcttcttcttcttcttcttcttcttcttcttctccttaatCGTCTTTTCCTCCagcaccctcctcttctccttatcACAAGACTACAAGATCAGCTACAGATCATGTGCTGTTACCAGTAATTAActaagatggatggatggatggatggatggatggatggatggatggatggatggatggatgaatggagggaggaagggatagaTTTAGCGGATAATGAAGATAAAAGATAATGTGTAACTTTGAGGTAGAAGGCCAAGTATAGGGTATGCTACAATAAATCAAATGtacaaaaatgtgtaaaaaaaataaaaataaaatcaaatcaaGTGCTATGACTATTTGGAATGCTATAGTAGCCATCTTCATGCACTAGAGCTCAGCAGTCTAACcaggttctcctctcctctgcatgtcCAGCCTGGCGGATGCCAAGATGGCCCTGGACGACACTAAGACCAAGTCGGCCACCACCATGCTGGCCACAGAGGACGAGATACTGCAGCTGAGAACAGAGTGAGTCAGACGCAGTGGCGCCCCACGTGTTATTGTGACTATAGAGTGCCTATGGAGTGTAGCATGTGTTTCTGTCATGTGTCTTTACGTGTTTGTTATTCCATGTACTGTATTATTACTCAttgtagagaaggggagagaagtcCATGGTGTCTCGGGTGTGCCATGACTTACTCTAAACATGAACTTTGGCCGTGCCAGTGTCAGTGTACCAGCAACATAAGGGATGGTTACACCATCACATCTtaaacccctttgtgcagatcatatgttataaccttacagtcaccaaaattgtaatggcggTACTGTTATAGCAATGCTGttttgatgtagttaagtattttctgcaaatagtgaataggcccgccggcgaccccatctgcagtaagaggctacaagccCCATTGCTGTGTAatatactgtgtatttgtgtttacatggtctgcacattttatttatttttttgtgtgtgtgtgtgtgtgtgtgtgcgtgcgtgtgcgtgcaagtgtgtgtgtgtgtgtgtgtgtgtgtgtgtgtgtgtgtgtgtgtgtgtgtgtgtgtgtgtgtgtgtgtgtgtgtgtgtgtgtgtgtcaggctgcgCTCGGCACAGGACCAGGTGGAGGTGTACAAGAGGAGGCTGGAGGCGCTGGATGACTATGAGAGGCAGATCCGCATCCTCAGAGACGAGGTGTCCATCCTGGCATCCGAGAAGACCATGCTGCAGGAGAGGtgagtcacaacacacacacacacacacacacacacacacacacacacacacacacacacacacacacacacacacacacacacacaattggtgtCCTTTTCTtcatctgtttttctttttccttcttcatttctttcctttgtttctcatcatgtctttctttctttctttctttctttctttctttctttctttctttctttctttctttctttctttctttctttctgtcttaatTTCTTTCCTTCCAGAAATGTATGTCTTTATTATTGTAATTCGTCTCTTTATTTCACactgagctgcatgtcttgtatgaattgtgctatgcTAAAGtaattttttgttattattattaagttaCTAAGTTAGTTTAAGGTTAAGTCAAGTTATTATTATCTCATATCATGgttagcagtcatgggtgagcggttagggcgtcagacttgcatcccagaggttgccggttcgactcccgacccgccaggttggtggggggagtaatcaaccagtgctctcccccatcctccgccatgactgaggtaccctgagcatggtaccgtcccaccgcactgctccccatggggcgccactgagggctgcccccttgcacgggtgaggcataaatgcaatttcgttgtgtgcaatgtgcagtgttcacttgtgtgctgtggagtgctgtgtcacaatgacaatgggagttggagtttcccaatgggctttcatggtttcccatctcctccctccaaGGCTGGTGAGGAGTCGCTCCCCGAGCCCCCTCCCCCTTCTTCGCCGCAGTCGTGCCAGCAGCCCGGTGCGTGGCGAGTCCCCGACGCGCGCCCAGCTCACCAACTCTGCCCGCCACGCCCGGCTGGTGTCGCGCTTCAGCGACCTGTACGCCACGGAGCGGCTGGAGGCCCAGAGCCTGCTGCGGCGCTACGTCGAGGACCTGGAGACCGTGCAGAGGATCATCTTCATCGCCACCACGGTACGCTACcaatgaggaggatgatgatgatgatgatgatgctctcTGCCGCTACTGAGCTAGTGGTTAATGGGTTAAGCCACCACGGTACactaacaatgatgatgatgatgatagtggtgaATGTGGTTgtaaacccattttagcctaaggcacctgcaaaaaacgctgctgaatgcccaagccctttttgggaaaaggtgccctctgtctattaaaagctaaatatctcagtctcccAAGCACATAAATACATGGAATAaggtgcatttaaaagctaggatcttgcattagaatgtgttcattcagctctaacatacccatatttttaaatgtaaaaaacctCTAATCtctagagcctgaatgcagcgtatatgtcgctccaggcgccaaaggtcgaACAGCTTGTATGCAGCATCAGACTAAAAATGGGTTAAGCCACCACGGAACAAATGGTGGTGCTCTCTCTGCTGCTGATGAGCTGCCAGTGAGCAGCAAgaggttaaccccttaagacacagcattataaatgacctgttaccagaatggcaatgaccaagtcgtaatgtattactgagggtcccgtgcactgtcattgtagtgtagtactatagtagttaactttcaatgtctattacagcgtgcctcagaaggtatgccgtgcattaaggggctacggagtTTGATttacaatcaaaatgtatttgtaAAGCATAGGTAGGTAccaggcacatgcacatgtatgcacatgtatGCGCATGACAGAAAATATCATGTTGACTGATTTGGGGGCAGGGGGGGAGATCTAATTTCAATTTCACCTGATATCACATTTCTGTTCTGTGCTGTCCCAAGGAGAAAGGTCTACAGTATGGAGTAGACAATGTCTAAGCTGTTTGCGACAATACTCCTCCCTATGGTTGTGCTGTGGCGCTACACTAGCCAGTGGCAGTTTCCTTATGAGTGTGTGAAAGGGGCCGCCGGTGAGACGAGCTCTGTGTTTTGGCGTGTGTAAATAAAACATTAGAGAGTAGCGTTTGGTTAACATGAGACCCACTGTCCTGGATTACTGTCCTGGACAATTTTTGGCCCATTGGCCGCCCCTGGCTTTGTCTCTCACTGATATGATGGACCACTGGTTTAAAACATATACCAGTGGCCATAAGGTGGGTGGTCTCCAAAACCTTTATCCAtgggctggggtgcatttctcgaagccattgttgctaactatgtttgctactatgttgtttgcaatgcgatttcccattgacaactacctaagttgctaactggctaataactatgcttttgagcaatgcacctaaccccacattgctccaggaaatGTAACCAACAATATTATAATACAATACGATACTATATGATGCGTTACGTTTTTATTTTTAACATCTCACAAAAACAGATATCAAAAGTTGCTTTCACATCAGGAtattgaaaagaaaacactgcagAATCCGCTCCAACCTGTTTGACTCTGTCTGTATATTAACAACTGTgattcactttggataaaactAAAAttgtctaagtgtaatgtagtgtataatgtaatataatgtaatgtacagttgatagaattgtaatgtaatgtaaactctGTGTTATCCTATACTGTAGGAGGCCTTCCAGGCTGCTAAGCTGGCCTTCAGGCAGTTCAAGCTGCGGGTGCGAAAGACCCTGGCTCCCTCACACCTGGATCCGGACGCTCTTGAGGACTCTGTGATTGATTACATCGTCCGCAACGTTGACCTTTATGACGTCCAGGGCAGCGTTGACGTAAGCACACTCCTTCCTATTGTGGAGgttgtacagtcaatccggaaagtattcacagcgcttcacttttttcacattttattatcttacagcaacaaatttgctttagatggtgttaagcatgtgtggtggtaaacaagtgagttttacaaaaaagtgcatcatctggctagtcaagcatggtagtgggactgacatggtttggggatgtatgaataccatcaacattggaaatctgaattacacctaaagaagcatgcatgtcaacatgcactgtgactacagaagcagatcatgatactctccataggatttcattcaaaactcacacccatctattttagccaggtgcagactcaaaatgtaaaatttcaatgtaaagaaaggttgaaacacacaccgatgacctcccttttaatcccttttcattttaaaatttaaaaatgaatgtaGCTGCTGCCAAAGGTTCTataaagtattaagcaaaggctgtgaatacttttgtaaatatgatttctttgttttttattttttatacattttcaaaactgtcaagacaacttgtttttcacatggtcataatggaataatttgtgtaggattttgacaatagacattcatttgtagcatttggaataaggcggtaagataataaaatgtgaaaaaagtgaagcgctgtgaatactttcttgATTGACTGTATGTAGTACTGCCCTTGATGCGCCTATTAATGGGATAGGTAGACTGTATtcttactaaaaaaaaaacaagaacccaccacaaacttgtaCAGATAACCAGCACAGAGTTatctgatcgtaagacaagtgccTTGCCATCGTCGTAGGTTagtgcctattcactattttctccGTTGTGCAGACATGTTTTTCATGCACATTCAGTAGTACCTTTTTCATTGGGCGCTATGGGCATCCAATGGCTTCCCTCCACtacatcactgtgtgtgtctatgcagggTTTAACAGGATTGGCTGTGCACGCAGATGCggacagtgtgaaaggcagagtagaaaagACTTCCCGAGACTCGGCGGAACAACCGCCGTCTTCTCGCTGGTGTCACGCCACGCTCTGTTGTGTAACTGGCCTTTAACTGTGCGTTTCTGCAGGTGGTCATCAACGCTATGAACGTGAACCCGCGCATTGCCTTCCCTGCGGAGGTGGACTTTGTGCTCATCAGCAGCTTCATCAGGGAGGTGTGCCGCATCGCCTTCTCCATGCAGACGCTGGACCCCCCGCTCGACCTGGCCTTCAGCACTGACGGGGAGCTCTACAACGACACCAAGTGAGAAGGACTGCCTATCCGTATACTACACATATGCCTATGTAACCCTTAAAAGTTTGTTACCCACCATAAGGCACCCAAGTTCAGACGAGGCGAGGGAAGACACAGGTTACCGAGTTTAATAATATTTATTCGGCTGACCAACAACTTTACATTCCAAAACATTCCCTGAGGTAAAACGGTTCCACCAGGTCCCCCCTTCAAAACGTCCCTCCTTCTTAACATTCCAAAAGGGAACCCTAATCAATTAAACTGCAATAACTCCCGTAGTACAACCGTAGCAGAACAATACTACCCATATTGTGGacataaataacaaaaataaatgcACATAACATGGAAAATAGAACACACATAGAAATATGATAGGATGCAGAAATGTACTGTTACACCTGTATTGCCCATacactatccacacacacacacacacacagatgtctatgtatgcacacacagaagcgcatatatgcacacattcatacagtaaatacacacacacatgcgcacacacacacacacacacaatccctcatCCGTGTCGTTGACAGTGAGTGAAGTGGTCTGCGATAAGAGCAATTCCCAGAAATCAGAATAAATAAATCTccacacactggtggacttagattTGTTGCTTTTTTAGAGTGGTGAGTGGTGACTCATCTATTCTGTTTTCTGGATCACCTCAGCATGTGGGCATTGGACCTTTACTACTTTAAcccctttgttataaccttactgtcaaaaaaactgtaatgggtatgtcttaatctgttacttaaagtggtactgtcccatttttggaaataagctcatattacatatccccttgagttaaataatagggttttaccgttctcctatactttcaaccgttctctgggtatggcagtgcaaattgtacctccaaactagcagttaacattgagtcctatgagaccagttagccgccagctggtctcattggactcaatgttaactgctagcttggagataaaatttgcactgccatacctacagaacggtcgaaagtacaagagaacggtaaaaccctattatttacctcaaggaaaggtgtaaaataagcttatttccaaaaatgggacagtatcactttaaggctctcggtaatgtcatagcaatgttgttatgatgtagttgaatattttcagcaataCAGAagtaaataggcccgccggcgaccccatctgctcaAAGAGGCTATGAGTGATTCCCCTCTCTTCTTATTCTTCctcctgctgctgatgctggCTGCAGGTATCGCCGCAGCTATGACTCGGAGTTCACGGCGCCCCTGGTGGTGTACCACGTGTGGCCCGCCCTCGTGGAGGACGACACCGTCATCGTGAAGGGAGAGGCCGTCACCAGGAGGGGCGTTCTGGTAAGGTTTACTGTAATGACTGGTGGACAAATAGACACAGGTACATGTAATGAGGAGGGGCGTTCTGGTAAGGTTTGTAGTGTACTAGTGTGTACTGTAGTGGACTAGTGCATACTGTAAGTACAGTTATCGCTTTGGACAGGTTTGATGACACGAGCAGTTAGCTGTTGTGGGCAATATGCCCTTGTATAATGTAGACTAAACTTCTGGTTGAAAAAGATATTAAACTTTTATATCTAATCTATAACGTTACTGCTACTGTTTTCTTTGTACTATGTGGTTTTGCCAATCTTCTGTGTTCTGCGTTCTGAGTTCtactccttgttgttttgccaaTGTTTGCTTTTCATGAGTTTTGCTGTATATTGTTTCGCCAATGTTCTATGTTTGTCCGAGTTTCTACTGTGCCAATGTTGTCTGAGTTCTACTGTATTTTCTGTGTTCTGCCTTCTGTGATGCAGTGGAGGAGCAGGAGCCGGAGCACCAGCCCTGTACGCTCTCGTTCTGGAAGCCCCACCCGCACGCTCGTAAGTTTCTATGACGACTGAGAGCATATCCAAACACACTGCTGTCACTAGAACAATGTCAGCTGTTAATTTAGCATATGCACAAAGAAAGGCATCACATCTATATTATCAACATGATAAAGCCTTTTAAGTTGCCTTTTAAGCTGCCTTGTTATTTTGTGTGGTGCTACTCATTCATACAAGGTCAATGTCTTAAAAGAGATGCATTAAGTTTTAAAAGCCTTAATGAAGTGAATGTATGCATTAGCTAAGATGATCTTTTCTGTCTCATGGCTACCCCTATGCAATCCATGCCACTGGTGCAATGAGGGTGAGTACAGCACTTTGGCTTCTGTCATGGTGGCAAGTAGCTCTTCCATGTAGCAGTAATGGACTTACACTAGGCCCAGATTAGACTGCAGGATCGCTGGCAGGTTTCCATAGAACCCCTTCACCCCATTTTAACACTCTGCATTACTCCTTTACAAATTTGAAAATGTACACTTGTGCTAATTAACTATATATGTCCTCCTTTTGAGATCTTGCTTccgcatttttgttttctctcattgccccactaacccccccccctccccccctctctctcctagaTGACTAGTCTGAACCGCAGTGTCTCACCTCAGCGTCTGACAGTCAGCCGTCTGTGAACCTCTGACCGCCCTCCCAGCTCCAGGCCTACAGTCCCCTATAGCAGTATATACACAGAGACTCAAACTTATGAATGTATAAACTTAAACTATATCATTCCGATGAAGATGCTATAAAGAAACCCACTGATCAGCTTTAAATGACTTTGGTGTGTGCTTTATTTTGTAGGCTTTTTATTCTGAGAAATATGATCATCTTAGCAAACACTGTACTAAtcatttttattatttagttGAAGTGACCTATATTGGACTTTATTGGGATTTAATCAGGACTTTGATCCTGTGATATGGTGCATTTTTGTAACAACCTTGTGCTATAAATGTGTTAGTGTGCATGCCAGTTTTGatgatttaatatatatatacatcttTCTTGAATTTAGTTTAGACACAAAATGGTGCTACAAATAATGTTTTTCATTCAATGttacagttttgtttttgttattattacgTAAACCCTGCACAGTAGCACTTTTCTGAAATCAGTTGTAGGATAGGTGTTAGTGAATCAAATTTCTGTTTATATACGTTGAGATAGATCTGTCTTTTATCAGCTGTGGATGGCCTCTTTTCTGGTTTTGGTTATGTCAAATCAGATGGCTGAAGGTAGGCCATCCACCCTGACTTCCCTGGTGCTACTTCACATAACCTGTCATTTGGTTAGGTCACCATATTTCTTAACACCTTAATTTCTTAACAAGAAACCAGACTTACTGTTAGAGCAATGCATAGTTGTTTTTATCTTTAGGATTAGATTATGcaatgtatctgtgtgtttcaACAGTATGAGTTATGGAGCTGTGAGGGTGTTTCTTACTCTGGTCTGAGATGAACATTAGCTCTATTTTTCTACATAAATTGATTTTGTTATATAGTATACATTATCAGTCTATGATACAAAGATAAAGTCTGTTTACAGTTTTTTTAGTACAataacagtgatgatgatgattgtgaacATTGTTAATTTTTTGGTAATTATTGTGCCTTTATTTTAATAAATGAAAGGGACAACATATACAAGATtgcagtgttgatgttgatgttgatgtcatttatttattgattgatcgattgatcGATTGATTGCCATAGTTCAGAcattcatagtaggcctattatataggCAGTGAATTTCTTAACTGCCCATCTTCCCCTCTGTCCTCTAGAGGTCACTGTGGCACCACATAATTCCAAAACCTAAAAGTGAAATCTAGCGAATATAATGTAGAGACCTACAGATAAAGTGTTTAATTCCACAAAATTAGCTTAAAATTGTGCGGATAAATGGTAGCAGAAGGTACATTCACAATAGAGGGGGAAAACCAAGGGTAAATTAGATGACAGATGGTACTATACTGCACAGATGGAACTAACAACCCAGAGATATTACTCTACAGAAGCAATAATTATGTATTATATGAAGAACTATACATACATAACACAATAGAAATGGTGTAACCAGATGAACCAGATGCTATAGAGAATATTTGGATACAACCAGCTGTACAGCTATGCAACACTGTAATCGGATTCGATTCTGAccagggtcctttgccaacccttcctcgTCTCTTAATCcccaactcttcactgcactgttgaaataaaggccaaaaatgccccaaatatatacagtatacaggtacGTACGTATATATTCAAAATAAGCATGCACATTGCCATTCGATAGGGATGTTAAGACTGTAGCTGGAATCCCAGGGTAACCAGGAAGCCCTCTGAAATAAAGTGTCATCCATACAAAAAAATCTTCAGACAAACTGACATGTAGGAGGAAGAGAAACGTGAGAGAAACGTGAGGGTGAAACCCCTTAGTTGTTGTGAAGCAGGAAGAGAGGCATTGAAACGAAAGCAAAAGGACCAGAATACAAAGACTTGTTTCATAGGGTGCTGTCATACCACTGCATCAGATGCCATCTGTGACAACAAGCCCTGCATTCTGGAACGATGACAGACGCACCTAAACTGCATGACTAAATACTGCATTAATAAATATGACACTGTCAGCATTGAAGGCATAggtgtatttttttcccctttctttagaAGGAAACGTAAAACAACATGACTGTTATCTTAGTTTTCGGAGTGAGCCAGTtttgcacacacacctatacTGATATAATTACATTTCCTTGTTCCTTGTaccaaatttttttttaaaaaaatcttcaaaTTTACATCAGGTGCATGTACAGAAAACAGGATTTTCTAAtgtctacaccgcattccacattattacgcaaattacattttttgcggtttccccaaataatcaatataaatgacagtcatcataattttcaagtcatcagtcattagagtacaattaaaacgtttttgaatgaaccttccaatgatatctgtattttttttaaataataaaaaacttaaaatgctctgttccacattattaggcaaaatagttttgtagtgttgtaatccaaatttccaatttacatcaaaacaataggaatttggtaccttctaaattacatttcaatgttcaatacttggtgataagctctttgtcttagtaactggaatgctgcgtttaacattgaagtcaataagcgcatacgactttattgcgagcgtcgacgttgcgcaacggacatcagcgagaacttgttgtcacgatgtgggtgttattaaatacagcgcatttaaagtcggccacaaatatgaacgagacgatgagctcgcaccggtttgctctactaacacaccacgtgtgatgagtggggggacaggcagtgaggaggagctgaagtggggacctgcgcaaacgtgagacaagacccatataggcctacacacgtgagtgagttgttgaccaaccagttcatggacgcgtgacctcggaggcagtccgccgacgagcgccgacgagcgttgaaggggataagcaactgcagaggttgcaagatctgactgcagccgcattcatcccgcgatagttttacaccatgtgacatgtcacctcgtcaacgcaacgtcgacgaaatttcgaagtttgacaggaaatctaaccgtcatgcagcattttccatccagggtgcattgctgtgtaaatgcgcatgcatgcgttaacacagctcgatcgcacctaatggcagggcattgcatgggagttatggaagcccagatatccttgatgctttgctctcaactgtttttgcttgtttggtctggtgacccacacttcactcttcaatatacccgtagatttctatgccacctgtaggtgctttggtggtatcgacattctaactcaccagacataaaaccccattgaaaacgaatgggatgttatgtctggtgagttagaacgtcatcaccttcaaagcacctaaacgtggcagggaaatctacgggtattttgaagagtgaagtgtgggtcatcagaccaaacaaacaaaaacagctgagagcaaagcatcaaggatatctgggcttccataattcccatgcaatgccctgccattgacttcaatgttaaatgcaacattccagttacagcttataaccaagttttgaacattgaaatgtaatttagatggtaccaaatgcccactgttttgatgtaaatgggaaaaaaagaaagtaatttggataacaacactacaaagctggggtg
This is a stretch of genomic DNA from Engraulis encrasicolus isolate BLACKSEA-1 chromosome 6, IST_EnEncr_1.0, whole genome shotgun sequence. It encodes these proteins:
- the spata18 gene encoding mitochondria-eating protein, which produces MADSLRRLVNSSSFSLLQQKLESWYKDYHVISCDQNLNRCCELVELTSKLQGQLFNILSQTAREGGHYAGVETLKSRLLPWLGTCFSLASSSVTTDTSLNLIQDSVEKDRRLRELAVSHESEKQRMETELCSTRLELNSVRQDLADAKMALDDTKTKSATTMLATEDEILQLRTELRSAQDQVEVYKRRLEALDDYERQIRILRDEVSILASEKTMLQERLVRSRSPSPLPLLRRSRASSPVRGESPTRAQLTNSARHARLVSRFSDLYATERLEAQSLLRRYVEDLETVQRIIFIATTEAFQAAKLAFRQFKLRVRKTLAPSHLDPDALEDSVIDYIVRNVDLYDVQGSVDVVINAMNVNPRIAFPAEVDFVLISSFIREVCRIAFSMQTLDPPLDLAFSTDGELYNDTKYRRSYDSEFTAPLVVYHVWPALVEDDTVIVKGEAVTRRGVLWRSRSRSTSPVRSRSGSPTRTLMTSLNRSVSPQRLTVSRL